Proteins encoded in a region of the Halothiobacillus diazotrophicus genome:
- a CDS encoding monovalent cation/H+ antiporter subunit A, whose translation MATLILIVLLPFLSAPLIALSVGWDRRAAPWVAGATTITGLVLLGLLVGHADLATPQVIRFAWLPQIGLDFAFRLDGLSILFSGLILLIGLLIIVYARYYLSSQDHPGRFFSGLMLFMGAMLGIALSENLIQLVVFWELTSLSSFLLISFWQHRKEARQGARMALAVTGMGGLALLGGVLLLGHVVGSYNLSTVLNAGDTLRASPLYLPILLLILLGAFTKSAQFPFHFWLPNAMAAPTPVSAYLHSATMVKAGIFLLARLFPVLSGTEEWLVLVGGAGLATFLLGAYTALFKHDLKGLLAYSTISHLGLITLLFGFGTPLAAVAGIFHLINHATFKASLFMVAGIIDHETGTRDMRRLGGLARKMPHTATLAIVAAAAMAGVPLLNGFLSKEMFFSEALDVAPEFGPTWFLPLLVTLGGVMSVAYSIRFVHDTFFGTPDPDLPKEIHEPPRMMRVPVDILVVVCLAVGIFPAVLIGGLLNFTAAAVLNAAPPHFSLAIWHGFKLPLLMSAIALGGGLLVYALRRPLTRFHEHGIGHLNAKTLFDALIGSVHLGAASVTRWFDQGRLQPMALWTLIAAILAGLVGFLSFQAPLFGPDVDAPAFDGITTAGMLLMMAASVVAAGIHTQRLRALLPMSVVGLGVALLFVRYSAPDLALTQLSVEVITIVLMLLALRYLPARGTSERGPRQYRDIGIAALAGIGATILTYAVMSRDYENIAGYFLANSLTEGGGHNVVNVILVDFRGYDTFGEISVLALAALGVFALLQNLRLPQDSAGPGCLSAAQPLLFQTLSQLLLPLTLVFGLYILLRGHNAPGGGFIAGLIVASALITQYLAQGVRATERKLLIPTHGAIGFGLLLALGTGLAAIAAGFPFLTSTFGHWEIPLIGSVELASAMMFDLGVFLVVLGASVLMLVHMAHLELRPSGEKAATTGETA comes from the coding sequence ATGGCAACCCTGATCCTGATCGTCCTGCTGCCTTTTCTGAGTGCGCCGCTCATCGCTTTGAGCGTCGGCTGGGATCGGCGTGCCGCGCCCTGGGTGGCCGGCGCCACCACGATTACCGGTCTGGTGTTGCTGGGGCTGCTGGTCGGTCACGCCGATCTCGCCACCCCGCAGGTCATCCGCTTTGCCTGGCTGCCGCAGATCGGACTGGATTTCGCCTTCCGACTCGATGGGCTGAGCATCCTGTTCAGCGGCCTGATCCTGCTGATCGGCCTGCTGATCATCGTCTATGCCCGCTACTACCTTTCTTCCCAGGACCATCCGGGGCGCTTCTTCTCGGGCCTCATGCTCTTCATGGGCGCCATGCTCGGCATCGCGCTCTCGGAAAACCTGATCCAGCTGGTGGTCTTCTGGGAACTCACCTCCCTCTCCTCTTTCCTGTTGATCAGCTTCTGGCAACACCGCAAGGAAGCGCGCCAGGGCGCCCGAATGGCTCTGGCCGTGACAGGCATGGGCGGACTGGCCCTCCTCGGGGGGGTGCTGCTGCTCGGCCACGTGGTGGGCAGCTACAACCTGAGCACGGTACTCAATGCCGGCGACACGCTACGCGCCAGTCCGCTGTATCTGCCGATCCTGCTGCTGATCCTGCTCGGCGCCTTCACGAAATCGGCCCAGTTCCCCTTCCATTTCTGGCTGCCCAACGCCATGGCCGCACCGACGCCGGTCTCGGCCTACCTCCATTCGGCCACCATGGTCAAAGCGGGCATTTTCCTGCTGGCTCGCCTGTTTCCCGTGCTATCCGGCACGGAGGAATGGCTGGTGCTGGTCGGGGGCGCCGGCCTCGCCACCTTCCTGCTCGGTGCCTACACGGCCCTGTTCAAGCACGATCTCAAGGGTCTGCTCGCCTACTCCACCATCAGTCACCTGGGGCTGATCACCCTGCTGTTCGGCTTCGGCACACCGCTGGCGGCGGTAGCGGGGATCTTCCATCTCATCAACCACGCCACCTTCAAGGCCTCGCTGTTCATGGTTGCCGGCATCATCGACCACGAGACCGGTACCCGGGACATGCGCCGCCTGGGCGGTTTGGCGCGCAAGATGCCGCACACGGCCACCCTCGCCATCGTGGCTGCCGCGGCCATGGCAGGCGTTCCGCTGCTTAACGGTTTCCTGAGCAAGGAGATGTTCTTCAGCGAGGCGCTGGACGTGGCGCCGGAGTTTGGTCCCACGTGGTTCCTGCCGCTGCTGGTGACGCTCGGGGGCGTGATGTCGGTTGCCTACTCGATCCGCTTCGTCCATGACACGTTTTTCGGAACGCCCGACCCCGATCTACCCAAGGAAATTCACGAGCCACCGCGCATGATGCGCGTTCCGGTGGACATCCTGGTCGTGGTCTGTCTGGCCGTCGGTATCTTCCCGGCCGTCCTGATCGGCGGGCTGCTGAACTTCACCGCCGCTGCCGTCCTGAATGCCGCACCACCCCATTTCAGCCTGGCCATCTGGCACGGTTTCAAGCTCCCCCTACTGATGAGTGCCATTGCCCTGGGCGGCGGTCTGCTCGTTTACGCTCTGCGTCGGCCGCTCACACGGTTCCACGAACACGGCATCGGCCACCTCAATGCGAAGACCCTGTTCGACGCACTCATCGGATCCGTGCACCTGGGCGCTGCATCGGTCACCCGCTGGTTCGATCAGGGACGCTTGCAACCCATGGCCCTCTGGACCCTGATCGCCGCGATCCTGGCGGGGCTGGTCGGTTTCCTCAGCTTCCAGGCACCGCTGTTCGGCCCGGACGTTGATGCCCCGGCCTTTGACGGCATCACCACTGCCGGCATGCTGCTCATGATGGCCGCATCCGTCGTCGCCGCCGGGATTCATACGCAACGCCTGCGCGCCCTGCTGCCGATGAGCGTCGTCGGCCTGGGCGTCGCCCTGCTGTTCGTCCGTTATTCGGCCCCGGATCTCGCCCTCACGCAGCTTTCCGTGGAAGTCATCACCATCGTGCTGATGCTGCTGGCCCTGCGCTATCTGCCGGCCCGGGGCACAAGCGAACGAGGGCCTCGCCAATACCGCGATATCGGCATCGCGGCCCTGGCCGGGATTGGCGCCACGATCCTGACCTATGCCGTCATGTCGCGCGATTACGAGAACATCGCCGGCTACTTCCTGGCCAACAGCCTCACGGAAGGCGGCGGCCATAACGTCGTGAACGTCATCCTGGTGGATTTCCGGGGCTACGATACCTTCGGCGAGATCAGCGTCCTGGCGCTGGCCGCGCTTGGCGTGTTTGCCCTGCTGCAGAATCTCAGACTACCGCAGGACTCGGCCGGCCCGGGTTGCCTGTCCGCGGCCCAGCCGTTGCTATTCCAGACCCTGAGCCAGCTGCTGCTGCCGCTCACCCTCGTGTTCGGGCTGTACATCCTGCTGCGCGGTCACAATGCGCCTGGTGGCGGCTTCATCGCCGGGCTGATCGTCGCCAGCGCACTGATCACGCAGTACCTCGCGCAGGGTGTCCGGGCCACGGAGCGCAAGTTGCTGATCCCGACCCACGGCGCCATCGGGTTCGGCCTGTTGCTCGCTCTGGGCACCGGGCTCGCCGCCATCGCTGCGGGCTTCCCCTTCCTCACCTCCACCTTCGGCCACTGGGAAATCCCGCTGATCGGCAGCGTGGAACTGGCCTCGGCCATGATGTTCGACCTCGGCGTGTTCCTGGTCGTACTGGGCGCGAGCGTGCTGATGCTGGTTCACATGGCGCATCTGGAGCTGCGCCCCTCAGGCGAGAAAGCCGCCACAACGGGAGAGACCGCCTGA
- a CDS encoding Na+/H+ antiporter subunit C, which produces MSLLFALLIGMLTASGVYLTLRAQTFPVVLGLTLLSYAVNLFLFGMGRLASNAAAVLGNQSHYADPLPQALVLTAIVIAFAMTAFVIVLALKTRAELGNDHVDGAPLPGSKLSGPTAEDQKDDATS; this is translated from the coding sequence ATGTCCCTGCTTTTCGCCCTGCTGATCGGCATGCTGACGGCCTCCGGCGTGTATCTCACGCTGCGTGCCCAGACTTTCCCCGTCGTACTGGGTCTGACCCTGCTTTCCTACGCGGTCAACCTGTTCCTGTTCGGCATGGGCCGACTGGCCAGCAACGCCGCGGCGGTACTGGGCAACCAGAGCCACTACGCGGACCCGCTTCCGCAGGCCCTGGTGCTGACGGCCATCGTGATCGCCTTCGCCATGACCGCCTTCGTGATCGTGCTGGCACTGAAGACGCGTGCGGAGCTTGGCAATGACCATGTCGACGGTGCGCCGCTCCCCGGTTCAAAATTGTCGGGTCCGACAGCCGAAGACCAGAAGGACGACGCGACATCATGA
- a CDS encoding monovalent cation/H+ antiporter subunit D — translation MTGLFSAPVWPLHWLALPVFLPVFSAVLLILMHRRSVRLQRIVSGSSVALLLLGVAALLISGAGDQHLVYPMGDWPAPFGIVWVYDRLAGLMLLLTAGLAVVSFLYAVATDEDRRGPHFHALFQAQLFGLNGAFLTGDVFNLFVFFEVLLLASYGLMLHGGGAKRSRAGLHYMVINLIGSTLFLFAVGALYGVLGTLNLADLAVKLGQAPAQNYAIIAAASLMLFVVFAIKAAAFPLYLWLPATYAETSAPVAALFAIMTKVGLYAMLRVHGTLFDADTAPAAFVDLVAPWQIWLGIVTLVMGTLGVLAAQNLRRQVAYLILASVGTLMIALGMRSEAAISSALYYWIHTTVLSAGFFLLTDMIRRGRAHGDSWQSAPPMAGMVLIGSLFFVYALAMAGLPPLTGFFGKVLILSAAMDHPLRTPIFATILITSLLAVIALARSGTRLFYRVEQPRTDAPASVKPNTWAWIAVVSPLLVAALMVIGAHPLSSWLEGTSSQIARTPAYIQAVLSTDARASTHPAFPVHPIHGMDPGMDPGMDPGMDLGTNPGTDPGTDPGTTAGGTH, via the coding sequence ATGACCGGCCTGTTTTCCGCTCCCGTCTGGCCCCTGCACTGGCTCGCCCTGCCCGTCTTCCTGCCGGTTTTCAGCGCCGTCCTGCTGATCCTGATGCATCGGCGCAGCGTTCGACTGCAACGGATCGTCAGCGGGTCGAGCGTCGCCCTGCTCCTGCTCGGCGTCGCCGCCCTGCTGATCAGCGGCGCCGGCGACCAGCATCTCGTCTACCCCATGGGCGACTGGCCCGCGCCCTTCGGCATCGTCTGGGTCTACGATCGACTGGCCGGGCTCATGCTCCTGCTCACGGCCGGTCTCGCCGTCGTCAGTTTCCTCTATGCCGTCGCAACGGACGAGGATCGACGCGGCCCGCATTTCCACGCCCTGTTCCAGGCGCAGCTCTTCGGGCTGAACGGCGCCTTCCTCACCGGCGACGTCTTCAACCTGTTCGTGTTCTTCGAGGTCCTGCTGCTGGCATCCTACGGCCTGATGCTGCATGGCGGCGGAGCAAAGCGCAGTCGCGCGGGTCTTCACTACATGGTGATCAACCTCATCGGCTCGACCCTGTTCCTGTTCGCTGTGGGCGCGCTCTATGGCGTGCTGGGTACGCTGAACCTCGCCGATCTCGCCGTGAAACTCGGCCAGGCACCCGCACAGAACTACGCCATCATCGCCGCCGCCAGCCTGATGCTCTTCGTGGTGTTCGCGATCAAGGCCGCCGCGTTTCCGCTGTACCTCTGGCTGCCGGCCACCTATGCGGAAACCTCCGCGCCTGTTGCTGCCCTCTTTGCGATCATGACGAAGGTGGGGCTGTATGCCATGCTGCGCGTCCACGGCACCCTGTTCGACGCGGATACGGCACCCGCCGCATTCGTCGATCTCGTGGCACCCTGGCAAATCTGGCTCGGCATCGTGACGCTGGTCATGGGCACCCTGGGCGTGCTTGCGGCACAGAACCTGCGGCGGCAGGTGGCCTATCTGATCCTCGCCTCCGTGGGCACCTTGATGATCGCCCTCGGCATGCGGAGCGAAGCGGCGATCAGCAGCGCCCTGTACTACTGGATTCACACCACGGTGCTGAGCGCAGGCTTCTTCCTGCTGACCGACATGATCCGGCGGGGCCGCGCCCATGGCGACAGCTGGCAATCCGCACCGCCCATGGCCGGGATGGTCCTTATCGGATCTCTGTTCTTCGTCTATGCCCTCGCCATGGCGGGCCTGCCGCCGCTGACCGGGTTCTTCGGCAAGGTTCTCATCCTCTCCGCAGCCATGGACCATCCCTTGCGCACCCCGATTTTCGCAACGATCCTGATCACGAGCCTTCTGGCCGTCATCGCTCTGGCCCGTAGCGGAACCCGACTGTTCTACCGCGTGGAGCAACCGCGCACCGACGCACCGGCAAGTGTCAAGCCGAATACCTGGGCATGGATTGCGGTCGTCAGTCCCCTGCTGGTTGCCGCCTTGATGGTGATTGGTGCCCACCCGCTCAGCAGCTGGCTGGAAGGCACGAGCAGCCAGATCGCTCGGACGCCGGCCTACATCCAGGCCGTCCTGTCCACGGATGCGCGCGCTTCGACGCACCCGGCGTTTCCGGTTCATCCCATCCATGGCATGGACCCTGGCATGGACCCTGGCATGGACCCTGGCATGGACTTGGGCACCAACCCAGGCACAGACCCAGGCACAGACCCAGGCACGACAGCGGGAGGAACACACTGA
- a CDS encoding Na+/H+ antiporter subunit E produces the protein MNAFLKKILPRPLLSLSLALLWLLLNNSLSTGQILLGLLIGLAIPPALGPRDTAPLPIRRPVALLGYVLLVIRDIVVANFIVARQVLGRNAALKSQFLIVPLSVRHPTAISLFASTITLTPGTVSCEIAADRSHLIVHALHTDDADDEIAGMKDRYERRIQRIFGETEDTSMKGAHS, from the coding sequence ATGAACGCGTTTCTGAAGAAAATCCTGCCCAGACCGCTATTGAGCCTCAGTCTTGCGCTGCTTTGGCTCCTATTGAACAACAGTCTGTCGACGGGACAGATTCTGCTCGGTCTTCTCATTGGATTGGCGATTCCCCCGGCACTGGGGCCGCGGGACACCGCCCCCCTGCCCATCCGTCGGCCCGTGGCGCTGCTCGGCTATGTACTGCTGGTGATCCGCGATATCGTCGTAGCCAACTTCATCGTGGCGCGGCAGGTGCTGGGCCGGAATGCGGCCCTGAAGTCGCAGTTCCTGATCGTCCCGCTGTCCGTCCGACACCCGACGGCCATCAGTTTGTTCGCCAGTACCATCACCCTGACGCCCGGCACGGTTTCCTGCGAGATCGCAGCGGATCGCAGTCACCTGATCGTCCACGCCCTACATACCGATGATGCCGATGACGAGATCGCCGGCATGAAGGACCGATACGAACGGCGGATTCAGCGAATCTTCGGCGAGACCGAAGACACCTCGATGAAAGGAGCCCATTCATGA
- a CDS encoding K+/H+ antiporter subunit F → MIGIAAVVGLALVGIACLLSFYRVLRGPALADRILALDTLAVNAIALIVLFGLWTGSAINFEAALLLAVLGFVSTVALAKYVLRGRIIESEEQS, encoded by the coding sequence ATGATCGGCATCGCCGCTGTCGTCGGCCTGGCGCTCGTTGGCATCGCCTGCCTGCTGAGCTTCTACCGCGTGCTCCGTGGCCCCGCTCTGGCCGACCGCATCCTGGCGCTGGACACCCTCGCAGTAAACGCCATCGCGCTGATCGTGCTGTTCGGCCTGTGGACGGGCAGCGCCATCAACTTCGAGGCCGCATTGCTGCTCGCGGTGCTCGGCTTCGTGAGCACCGTGGCACTGGCCAAGTACGTCCTGCGAGGCCGAATCATCGAATCGGAGGAACAGTCATGA
- a CDS encoding Na+/H+ antiporter subunit G, giving the protein MTIAEFAIAGLIILGSAFVLLGSIGLVKFPDFFMRLHAPTKASTLGVTALLLASALFFSLKSGHASLHEALIIVFLWVTAPISALMLASSARCRQTKDETSSKTGEPQTDKPGTTTPE; this is encoded by the coding sequence ATGACCATCGCCGAATTCGCGATCGCCGGGCTGATCATTCTGGGCAGCGCATTCGTCCTGCTCGGATCGATCGGTCTCGTCAAGTTTCCGGATTTCTTCATGCGCCTGCATGCGCCCACCAAGGCCTCCACATTGGGCGTCACGGCGCTGCTGCTGGCTTCCGCCCTCTTCTTCTCGTTGAAGTCGGGGCACGCATCCCTCCATGAAGCGCTGATCATCGTGTTCCTGTGGGTGACCGCGCCGATCAGCGCACTGATGCTGGCCTCGTCGGCGCGTTGCCGGCAAACGAAGGACGAGACATCAAGCAAGACGGGCGAACCCCAGACCGACAAGCCCGGGACCACAACCCCCGAATAA
- a CDS encoding PAS domain-containing protein, which produces MPISLRWVLAYVIVAIVWIAVMQWLLQSIGGSQWSISIGGLIVGGIFVLITAWLLFLLLERGHAGAVSSVIDTHALADARARVWWAALGALIGVTLLAQLFMVSFATREYRPVLLKQAHAELVAQARLQTKAIHDWLSVRAEQVARLATQAGTLSERLQNHAQNPAEALGELSQLVTDGRFVTVTLYNADHLQKLQFGLKSAAKAPDLLFEQAAATSKVQFSCRFSPGRSSVDCYWVLPVFLGHSEVSGGPWYLVFYSALDAQALAGHDATEPDHPARTLMLVSPDESSPRQWLSFSLHPGSNATVRALSTREAACLDQASPLSGLLRPESDDLHAATPSPSPKMMSGRLDCSPRSVLYARLIVPEINALLWAANTESAILQPIRKTRQLLAVAALSGVMALLLALFFFWQIMRLHHQKALFALVRERDQLGVFWEQMPTLGLALVDPASGAVLNVNRRWAQIFHSGREAMLGRELLALIQPVSALIDSAEVRAGDEQILQDLCAGIREEVVLTRRIRVSDPVGEWVRVSMRALKASDQSILGVVVALDSLGETVDNAHQTQAERDFYRLAWALVQSGRQPPAETPVVPEPDASATSFPADRFSMLSERIVTETGIVAACLYTHWPEVWSTAPDLTGPQIEQQEQKLFQCAGGSAAIRDLANQLAANGLIDRVLVAQSPIFVDDEVKSAAPSPGLSLQSELCDQLKSHPVGAFAVIPVSTGNGDCVRAWIVFAGEGMRFTAPVRTALMALLAVATEELATGE; this is translated from the coding sequence ATGCCGATATCGCTTCGTTGGGTTCTGGCTTACGTTATCGTTGCCATCGTCTGGATTGCGGTGATGCAATGGCTCCTGCAAAGCATCGGCGGGAGCCAGTGGTCGATTTCCATCGGCGGTCTGATCGTCGGTGGCATTTTCGTGCTGATTACGGCCTGGCTGTTGTTCCTGCTTCTGGAGCGCGGTCATGCCGGTGCGGTGTCTTCCGTGATCGATACCCATGCACTGGCGGATGCCCGTGCGCGGGTGTGGTGGGCGGCGCTGGGTGCCTTGATTGGTGTGACGCTGCTGGCGCAACTGTTCATGGTCTCGTTCGCCACGCGCGAGTATCGCCCGGTGTTGCTGAAACAGGCCCATGCCGAACTGGTCGCCCAGGCGCGGCTCCAAACCAAGGCGATTCATGATTGGCTGAGCGTGCGCGCGGAGCAGGTCGCCCGGTTGGCAACGCAGGCAGGAACCCTCTCCGAGCGATTGCAGAATCACGCACAGAACCCGGCAGAAGCTTTGGGGGAGCTGAGTCAATTGGTGACGGATGGGCGATTCGTCACGGTCACGCTGTACAACGCCGATCACCTGCAGAAATTGCAATTCGGACTCAAAAGTGCGGCCAAGGCACCGGATCTCCTGTTCGAACAGGCGGCAGCGACGTCGAAGGTGCAGTTTTCCTGTCGCTTCAGTCCGGGACGATCTTCCGTCGATTGTTATTGGGTGCTGCCCGTCTTTCTTGGCCATAGCGAGGTGAGTGGCGGCCCGTGGTATCTTGTTTTCTACAGTGCGCTTGATGCGCAGGCACTTGCTGGCCACGATGCCACGGAGCCGGATCATCCTGCACGAACCCTGATGCTCGTCTCGCCGGACGAGTCGTCCCCCCGCCAGTGGTTGAGTTTCTCGCTGCATCCGGGCAGCAATGCTACCGTGCGGGCGCTGTCCACCCGAGAGGCTGCCTGTCTCGATCAGGCCAGCCCCTTGAGTGGGCTGCTTCGACCGGAATCCGATGATCTGCATGCCGCGACACCGTCCCCGTCGCCTAAAATGATGAGCGGCCGGCTGGATTGTTCACCGAGATCCGTGCTGTATGCGCGTCTGATCGTGCCGGAAATCAATGCACTGCTGTGGGCGGCCAACACAGAGTCCGCAATCCTCCAGCCCATCCGCAAAACGCGTCAATTGCTGGCGGTCGCGGCGCTGTCCGGCGTCATGGCCTTGCTGCTGGCCCTGTTCTTTTTCTGGCAGATCATGCGTCTGCATCATCAGAAGGCCCTGTTTGCATTGGTGCGCGAGCGCGATCAGCTGGGCGTGTTTTGGGAGCAGATGCCGACACTCGGTCTGGCTCTGGTCGATCCGGCCTCGGGCGCGGTCCTGAACGTGAATCGTCGCTGGGCGCAAATTTTTCATTCCGGTCGGGAAGCGATGCTGGGTCGGGAGTTGCTGGCGTTGATTCAGCCGGTGTCTGCGCTGATCGATTCCGCGGAAGTCCGCGCTGGCGATGAACAGATCCTGCAGGATTTGTGCGCGGGTATCCGGGAAGAAGTGGTTCTGACCCGACGGATTCGGGTGAGCGATCCTGTCGGCGAATGGGTGCGCGTCAGCATGCGCGCCCTCAAGGCGTCGGATCAGTCGATTCTGGGCGTGGTCGTCGCACTGGACAGTTTGGGTGAAACCGTCGACAACGCCCACCAGACGCAGGCGGAACGGGATTTCTATCGCCTGGCCTGGGCCCTGGTGCAATCCGGGCGCCAGCCGCCTGCCGAGACGCCGGTCGTCCCAGAACCGGATGCGTCGGCAACGTCATTCCCCGCCGACCGATTCAGCATGCTGAGCGAGCGGATCGTTACGGAGACCGGGATCGTGGCCGCCTGTCTCTATACCCACTGGCCCGAGGTCTGGTCGACGGCACCGGATCTCACGGGGCCTCAAATCGAGCAGCAGGAGCAGAAGCTGTTTCAGTGTGCGGGCGGTAGCGCGGCGATTCGGGATCTGGCCAACCAGCTGGCGGCCAATGGCTTGATCGATCGCGTTCTGGTGGCCCAGTCGCCGATCTTTGTCGATGACGAGGTCAAATCCGCCGCCCCGAGTCCGGGGCTTTCCCTGCAGTCCGAATTGTGCGATCAGCTCAAATCCCACCCGGTGGGTGCTTTCGCGGTGATTCCCGTGTCCACGGGTAATGGAGATTGCGTGCGGGCCTGGATCGTCTTCGCCGGCGAGGGCATGCGTTTCACGGCCCCGGTTCGTACGGCGCTGATGGCGCTGCTCGCCGTGGCCACCGAGGAACTCGCTACGGGCGAGTAG
- the gltX gene encoding glutamate--tRNA ligase, which produces MTVRTRFAPSPTGYLHIGGARTALFSYLYARRHGGDFVLRVEDTDLERSTPESVNAILEGMTWLNLDYDEGPFYQTQRMDRYREVIDQLMATGHAYYCYASRAELDALREAQMARGEKPRYDRRYRDFTGTPPEGVAPVIRFRNPLDGEVVVEDAVRGRVVFQNSELDDLIIARSDGTPTYNLTVVVDDWDMQITHVIRGDDHLNNTPRQINLYRALGVTPPQFAHLPMIHGPDGAKLSKRHGAVGVMQYREDGYLPDALLNYLVRLGWSHGDDEIFDRPTMVQLFDIGDINQSASSINPEKLRWLNQQYIKNLPPEQVAVELRWHLGRIGIDPAASSLDPARLVTAYADRVHTLVELAAQARPYYEPLTGYDPGALAKLDDDAPKILDALAEALSDDAAWASEAALDQTAKGVAEALGFKLGKVGPLLRLALVGQSSSPSLGVTLSLLGQAQAVDRVRALKTHLVHP; this is translated from the coding sequence ATGACGGTTCGCACGCGTTTCGCCCCATCACCCACCGGTTATCTGCATATCGGTGGTGCTCGCACGGCGTTGTTCAGCTACCTGTATGCCCGTCGGCACGGGGGCGATTTCGTTCTGCGGGTCGAGGACACGGATCTCGAGCGCTCCACGCCGGAATCCGTCAATGCCATTCTCGAGGGCATGACCTGGTTGAATCTGGATTATGACGAAGGCCCGTTCTACCAGACTCAACGGATGGATCGCTACCGGGAAGTCATTGACCAGTTGATGGCGACGGGCCATGCCTACTACTGCTATGCCAGCCGCGCGGAGCTCGATGCGCTGCGGGAAGCGCAAATGGCTCGGGGCGAGAAGCCGCGCTACGATCGCCGCTATCGCGATTTCACCGGTACGCCCCCCGAGGGCGTCGCCCCGGTCATCCGTTTCCGCAACCCCCTGGATGGGGAAGTGGTGGTCGAGGATGCGGTGCGTGGCCGGGTCGTGTTCCAGAACAGCGAACTCGACGATCTGATCATTGCCCGATCGGACGGCACCCCGACCTACAACCTGACCGTGGTGGTCGACGACTGGGACATGCAGATCACGCATGTGATCCGGGGGGATGATCATCTCAACAACACGCCGCGGCAGATCAACCTGTATCGCGCGCTGGGCGTCACGCCGCCGCAGTTCGCCCACCTGCCGATGATTCATGGCCCGGACGGTGCCAAGCTGTCCAAGCGTCATGGTGCCGTCGGGGTGATGCAGTACCGCGAAGACGGCTACCTGCCCGATGCGCTGCTGAATTATCTGGTTCGTCTGGGCTGGTCGCATGGCGACGACGAAATCTTCGACCGACCGACGATGGTGCAACTGTTCGACATCGGGGACATCAACCAGTCGGCATCCAGCATCAACCCCGAGAAACTGCGCTGGCTGAATCAGCAGTACATCAAGAACCTGCCGCCGGAGCAGGTGGCCGTCGAATTGCGCTGGCATCTCGGTCGGATCGGTATCGATCCGGCTGCCTCGTCGCTCGATCCGGCCCGACTCGTCACGGCCTATGCCGACCGGGTTCATACCCTCGTCGAGTTGGCGGCCCAGGCCCGGCCGTATTACGAACCCCTCACGGGCTACGATCCGGGCGCATTGGCAAAGCTGGACGACGACGCGCCGAAAATTCTCGATGCACTGGCCGAAGCCCTGTCCGATGACGCCGCATGGGCGTCGGAAGCCGCCCTCGATCAGACGGCCAAGGGCGTTGCCGAAGCGCTCGGGTTCAAGCTGGGCAAGGTGGGCCCGCTGTTGCGCCTGGCCCTGGTCGGGCAGAGCAGTTCCCCGAGCCTGGGCGTCACCCTGAGCCTGCTGGGGCAGGCACAGGCCGTGGATCGGGTTCGCGCGCTGAAAACCCATCTCGTGCATCCGTAA